Genomic DNA from Corylus avellana chromosome ca4, CavTom2PMs-1.0:
TGATTTCTATTTAATCTAAATTTTCATTGCTTGGATGTATCTTTTTGGCTTAATGTATTATTTTTTCGCGACTgtgaattaattatttttatgaatatgtTGAGATCTGAATATGTTGACCttttatttgtgaaatttttggtTGAGCTCTTCTTTGTTTGAATGTTTTCTGGGTTTTAGTAGGATTTTCCAACATTTTTTGGAAgtatttttgttacttttaaaagcaaaagaagataaTTGTTTCTTAGTATGGTGCAGTAAAGGAATAGAAATATTTTcgaaacaccaaaaatatatttaagcaCCGGATCAGATgtgagatgatttatttgattgcattaaattttgagtgaaatatttttttattttttattttgtatccaaaaaaattgattattttgctatgtattattattattattattattgcaatGTTCAGAagtatataggttttatttgtaaataGGTATCATACCAACAATATCAAGGATTCCTGCTAACTTTTATTACTGATTTGATAATTAgaattcatgttttcttcttgttattattttctttatacttcttttcaTAATATTCTATACTACAACTATGTGAATAatgattttaacatgttttgatttatatggattaaactaaaTTGTAGGTCTTGAGTTTTAGTTAATTTCAAtgttttatggatttttttttttttttaagtgattttcttgattttcagGTTTTcttcttgcatttttttttttaatacatctTTTCATATTAAACTACCCCTCCAGGCCAGGGTACGaaaattttaacatgttttagtgtatatgaattaaaataaaatcaagggtcttataatttaattttatttgagtttttgttggaattttttgttcttgtgtgatttactcggatttttaggcattaatttttagaagtgttttttcttcttgcaaacatttatttgattgttaCGGAGAAAAGGAACACAAACTCTTTTCAAAcaccaaataataattaagcacTGAACCTAATGTGAgatgatttatttaattgcgTTAAATGATTGAGTTAAACTCCTATGGGAACAACGAGttttaacttattttaatttatatggattaaaataaaatcagggGCTGTGTGTGCATTTTAATTGAACTAAAACctatatattttgatttatagggattaagctaaaattaaggGTCTAATAATGTaaaattttatgtgatttatacATTCAAACAATGTTTGTGTGTGATTGTATCACTATGTTCATGTAGTGTtatataacctttagtatgtctTTTTTACTGAAAGAagcatgagaaaaaaaattttacaagacttttataaaaaattatgatggAAATGCATTTaagatttgaaattaaattacaatGAAATGTTTTGTGCATAGCGTTGGTTATGAGCTAGTTTTTCCAACTAGTCTAAGCTAGATGAGTGGAAATTACACCAAGTCTATCCTTTAaagtttttccttaattttttggttaaaagGGAATGCAATATTAGAGCTCACTGTGGGAATAGTTCGAGtcctgataaaaaaaatactaaaattttgttttcccATAATTATGTGAGCCAATTAGCCAATACAATCGAGGCAGCACCCCAACAGAAGTGGCAGTCATTTTCCCATAAAGTTTGTGTTATATAAGGAAATTGGAGTATGAaggataattttaaaaaagttaaatgcaTTATTGATTAAAAACATATGTTGATGGGTGATTGGTAGGGTACGGTACAAAACAATCAACCAGACAAACTAAAGCCAAAAAGTATCCACTTTTGCAAGAAGCTTCTCTACTAAGAGATCTCTTTGTCCAGCCTACACTTACACATTCTCCCCTTTCCTTGGCACATACCATCacattttaacaaattttatatCTACTTTTCTCACAATGATTTTGATTGTTTCGTCGTGTTTGGCTTCAAACATGCTTGTTGGTCCCTGAACAAACAGACAGATTATAAAGATTAGCATGATAAGGGTTTCATTTTATCTCCATGGCATTGATTATTACCTAAATCATTGATCAATAATGCATTAAACTATAAAAAgagatctttttatttgtccCTTAGCTGGTGATCCCTGATTTACAGGGAAAGCAAGATAAGATTAGATCCATTTGACTAATATGAATTGATGTTATTATCTTATGTATAGTGTGTGTTTTcaccctttgtttttttatgtacGTATTTTTTTAGGCATGTCACATCCCCTTTAACCACACCAACTACACTCAAATTCAAAGAATAAGATCACGactcaaataaaagaaaattattgattACGTTTCGAAAACTTTTAGCTTGTGAGCATGCCTCCATGATCAATGTTATCCTATCCCTAAGCCGACACACTTATCAGACTAATTATACGCTCACCACGGAGCTAGAGGTGGGCTGGTGTGAGCATGACCTTCTCTAGCCCTACATGCATGTGTGAATCTTATAGATTCAATGAtggatttaaaaataaaaaataataataattcttaaTTAGTAAAAGCATGCACTATTTCCCATCATATGCTATACATGCAATCGTGATGAATAATACAATGTTAATTGGCTTTAGCTTAAGTGGACTATTAATTAGTAGAACTAATATTCCCACGAAAAGTAGTAGCATAATTCCAAAGCTTTCTTGAGAGATAAGATTCATTCAAATTAACTTATTACTTTAGTTCCTGAAATTTGGTAACTCTTAATCTTCAGTTTACACACCAAAGCCCAACCGAGAAGCAACAAATTAACCATAAATTATCTTATATATAAGTAATCCAATTAATGGAAGAAAAGCAAGCACATAACTAAAGATATGATTCTATTTACATAACTCCAATGCATATATAACTATTAGAGCATCTTCAGCAATGTTCATTTTAGCTAatcaaaaaacataattttctgctttatcttttactttttcaatacaaatttcaaaatattttttattatattatctttttttataatattattttctattttttttttctttgttttcttaacaagcaagagagagagagagagagaaatgattaaACACATAATACATATCCTATAGGGCTTACttaaaagtaattaatcaaaatgtgtatttaattatttcaaaaatactAGAGTATCTACTCGGGTCTTTTTTCCATCTTTCTTCAtcctccttttttattttttatttttttaaaaaaatccaattacTTCGATTGGTCATagaaatttaatggttgattttttatttttttatttttttaaacaaagtatggaaaagaatgagaaaatgaCCAAGGTAGATGCTCTggtatttcttttgaaataaaGAGAAGACAAGCTGCTAAGCATGATTTTTGCCTCatatttgctatatatatatatatatatttccttctCCGGTCTATTTTCCATCTAATTTCATTGgtgaatttaaaaagaaattgtaCGAAAAATAAACAGGAATTAGAAAAACAGCAGTTATCCGTGGACAAAAGTAGAACGACAACTTTTCATTAGGTAAGAAGAAGTACGAGTCTAGAGTGATATATACATACAACTTCTTAAAGAACATCTACAACCGAAACACAATCAAAACTTTCCTCCATACAAACTCAAAGTACACTAACTCATATAATTATTGGTTCATATAATTCACTTAtgtctccaaaaaaaaaaaaaagagtgtaaTTTCCGCCCCTTCTTCCGTGAAAATTGCTTACATGATCGAACATGCATTGGGATTTTCATCACTGAAGAGGGTGGTGAGCTTCTCGTCTGGTGCATTTGGGCTAGGCAGGGCTTGGACAACATTTTTCACGTACCCAGCTGGCGCTTTCTTGTCATATGCCTGAGCCACGTAGGGGTATGCCACCAAGTTATATGGCACGTACGGCCAAAACTCAGCCTTCTTTCCAGTGCTCTTCACCTTATTTAATACCTTGTTTGGCTCCACGAACCCAGTTACTGTTACCCGGCTTTGCTTTCGGTTCACCACCACAGATTTCGCGcctattaaagaaaaaaaaattaaatggaaataAGATTAgtactaattaaaataatcaaatacATAAGAGAGTGCGACTTGACTAGATTTGCTtaggaaaagaaataacaatTATGTAATTAACTTTATGGTAAGGGAATAATTTTGGTTAATGGGATTTTGTGTTGCATTTATTATGTCCGTATACGTGCTTTAATACTTTCTACTTACTTTCGCAAAAATTAATGAATGATGAGTCAACATAATTACCACCACCAGTCTCCCCTGCGAGGGagggagcttttttttttaactttatataGTTGGAAGTCACTTGATCAAGTCACTTGATGAAGGACCAAATTAATAACTTCTAGGAtatgctacttttttttttcttttttctgggtCTCTAGGCTATGATATTTATTCAAGTTATTCaactgaaaaaatgaaaaagaaaaacacaagaatTGTCTAAAACATGTGCACTTCCAAATTTCCTAAACGAAATTCTATATATCCTTACCTTAATGTTCAATATATCCTCAGTATATatgaaagaattttatttatatattcaatcATAAGATGTATCCCAAGCTTATTTGACCTATACTTGTTGCTTTTTTGGtgaccagagagagagagagagagggggggaagGATAGGGAGAAAGCTTTGAACCTTTCATGCTGGAAACTGAATTTTTGACTCTCCTTTCACAGCCATCACAGTCCATTTTCACCTTGATTTCAACTGTCTGCAACGCAAGAAGAGTAAATattgaaaaggaaattaatgATTAGATTTGACATGCAAAAGCCACTGAGGAGACCAAAAACGCACAGACTCTCACACGCAGATCAGAGAAAAAACGAGAAAGATAGGGATTGCTTTTGAAGAACACAACACCTGCATTGCTTTGCGTTTCTTCCTTCGGGTGGTAATAGTGAAATAGTCTGAGAGAAAATCCAGAGCACCCATTTTGTCTCTCTTTTCAGTAAACACAAAGAAAAGATTTATCTTCTTATTTGGTTGTATGTATTGaacagacagagagagagagagagagagagagggggggggagGGAGAAAGTTTCTCACAGTTTTGGGAGGATTGAAATACATGTAGAGTGAGttggtgttatatatataagaagggTAAATGATGATGAGGGATATGAAGAGAGGAACTTGGGGTGCAAGTTGCGCGTAATTAGgactaaaataataatgatataatACTTAAGATAATATGACTTGTGTTCTTAAATCACTTGGGTTTTTCTTTGGTccaaagataaaataaaaaaaaaaaatttaagtaaatcTTAAGAAAggagtaattaattaatggttttCGTGGTTTTGTATATTTGACAGGTTAATTGGAGGAGGCTGGCCATCGTCCAGCTGTTTCCTTTTGCCCAAAGAAAGGGAGAAGTGTTGTAAAGAGCCTTTTGTCTCCTTTGATTATTCTGAACGAAGGCCTACTACACGTACAACGTTGTAGGCTACACCAGGTTGTGCAAAATTTGCGGTTCCTACAgtttctattaatttatttatatccCAGTTTTTGCAATCTTAaatttgaatcatatatagttaattaatcaaaataataatcataatcatCATTAACTAcgttttttttaagaaaaatatatatatattttttttaaagaaaaatatgttattGGTGATTCTTCTCAATTACTTATTTTGTTTAACACTACGTATTTTTGAAAGTATTCCCTAAATAAGATTTCGAACTCTCTAGATCTATGTACTATTATAAAATATCTATTTATCAAGATATTGCTTACCACTTAAAGTCTTActtaagatttttaaaatttaggaaaaagttTTTTGAAGACTCCCGAACTTTCACCTATTTGAAATatttcctaaacttcaaaatctgaCGGATGGGTTCCAATTGggaacaattgaaagtttaggaaactaaattgagagattttaaagtttaaaagagGTTTATCAAATCGGATAGAAGTTTAAAAGTTttcagtgaagtttttcctaaaatttattatttcgtGCATTTGTCGGCTAGCGAGTTGGAATAATTCCAATAATAAATGATCTGGAGCCCATCTTTCCTGAATTATTTGCTAGTGTGACCACTTCTCCAGCCAGATTAATTTGCTTCTTCTCAGAaccaccttttctttttaaactgTATCACGGCTGCAAGCTGTATACCTACAACAATTACTCTGATGGTGGCACTTAATtactctgaaaaaaaaaaaaatcttcaagtTGATAATGATATTGTATGTGCAAATAGGTCCCCTTGAGATTGAAAGGTTGACCATTAAATCAAGTCAATTTTTAAAGTCCCCTATTGATCATCAACTTACAAATCTTTAATGAAACTCAACTTTATACTAAGATGAAAAGGCTGAAATGAAGGAAAGACAATTATTGGGGAGGTGCCAATAATTGATCATTAACAAAATACTCTTTAATTAAACATACAAAAATAAAGCCAGATTTTTATCATCACCGAAGTGGGGTCTCTTATTTAAGAGTTTAGGTGAAAGTTGTCTACAGAAGATGCCAATCTACCTATCTATATCCCATGTCAAGTCTCATTCTTACTCTCCCTGTCGCATCAATTTAGGCAAATTTTATGGTCTGCAACGCTCTTCCAGCTCCATAAAtgatatgtataatatatactTGATGGCAAGAGTCAATAATCGCGTCGATAATTGTTGGCCACACCCAACGGGCTACTTGCCTGCTGCAATCTGGAAACAAGTAAATTTCTCAAGGTTTTCTGCTGTACATAGAAAATGAATCCTAGGTAGATGTGCTTGAGTTGGCCCATACGTACACTGAACATGCTtcaccattatatatatacttggttGCTTCTTACATCCTTGTCATGTCAATGTGCGATGCAGCTAAGCTTCAAGTTTGAACTGTCGACACATTTCACAGCGGCAAAAAGTCTAAAAGTTCAATAGTCGACAGCGACCGTAAATGTCGCGTTAAAAACCCTAGGGTACGTGTCATTAAGAGTTCAGACCAATTCTAGCTCTAATCAGACCATGGTCGGATCTACTTAATAAAATGATCAGTACAACTTtgtctctttttgttttctttttcttagtcATGCTTTATCAACTCTGGATATTTACGGTAGAAACATCATTTAAacgtgttaaagtattaattaaataattaaattcatttctcCTTATTagattaaacttttgaaataagtgatgatttaacatagtatcagagtcAAAAGTTTTGAGTTCGAACTCTACTCTATCATATATTcactcttatttaaattaaatattttacgtgttgagCTCTatctattaaaagagagtttgagcccatatGTGAGGAGAGccttaaaatattgattaaattcatATCTTCTTacctatcaacttaaacttttaggataagtgataatttaacaaaaacgTATAATTACTTGGgttgcatcatatatatatatatatatatatatatatatatatgaagttgCATCAACCCATACGTTTACTTCTTAATCTTCTTAGTAAGACGTGTTTGACATGCAAGCACTCTTTTGGTCAATCTAGATCAAATTTAAGTTGGGTAGCTTGTTGAGAATTTTATTAATCCAAGTGTATGATGAAGGCAGATATTTAAATTTCATTGGAAAACAATGGGCCACGTAATTCTGaaacaacatatataattgAAGCAGAAACGCTAGCTAGGCGGAAGTAGTTGAGGTTTGGTAAACGTCCTTGTACACATATCCTCTGTATCTGTCACCATACACAATGTCACAAgcaatttatttgaatagagaGGTTATTAACCCATAAACGTTAATTAATCTCATCACGATATGGCCTAAATGGCCATAGGTCTTGCTTCCcattattatataaataatgttatttagtaaattattatacaagtatcatataattaagttagtatgatagtaaaaatttatttattttttatacaagtaTTATACCAAAAAGACTTAACTATTATATAACtatctactaaataatattatcctGCATTAGAGTCCGGCTCATCAAAGTCGGCTAAGATATAGATTTCATAAGATAATATTAGGATTCATATTTATTCATGAAGCTTGCCCACTAACAAGGTTTAAagtatggaaaaaaaataataataaaaataaaaataaaaatccttttAGCATAATTATTACCAAATAGCTAGCATTTCTTGTTGAAGTGAGACGCCAGTTTTATTAGCTCTGAACCACATAGAAGGCAACCACGTGGCCATGTTTGAACGGTTGAGGATGTTGGATTACT
This window encodes:
- the LOC132178778 gene encoding heavy metal-associated isoprenylated plant protein 20-like — its product is MGALDFLSDYFTITTRRKKRKAMQTVEIKVKMDCDGCERRVKNSVSSMKGAKSVVVNRKQSRVTVTGFVEPNKVLNKVKSTGKKAEFWPYVPYNLVAYPYVAQAYDKKAPAGYVKNVVQALPSPNAPDEKLTTLFSDENPNACSIM